In Ptychodera flava strain L36383 chromosome 17, AS_Pfla_20210202, whole genome shotgun sequence, one genomic interval encodes:
- the LOC139115918 gene encoding potassium channel subfamily K member 15-like, whose translation MDTMMKKQNVRTLSLIVCEFTYLLIGAAVFDALESDFEESDKEQYLEKELFYKREYNISDEVYRDMEKTIIRLVPHKAGVQWKFAGSFYFATTIITTIGYGHTAPMTIGGKVFCMGYALIGIPLSLVMFQSIGERLNVFIAYCLKHIKKLLGFRNTEVSHTNLVVVGAFNVSVITITGAFAFTKFEGWSFIDSYYYIFITLTTIGFGDFVALQQDNALQDRPEYVAFSLTYILVGLTVVGASLNLLVLRLLTLNTEDERREQQAQREAELQRVRDFADFHGNSIEGHHIDITDISTHYHNAHSSPYPQIKRTISSVCPCSCIGRRKNCSYSKAGSPKYPGNSLPLQPINDIYNGFSDEHNTFLQYQALNRKRASI comes from the exons ATGGACACGATGATGAAAAAACAGAACGTCCGGACCCTCTCGCTGATTGTCTGTGAATTCACGTACTTACTGATCGGTGCGGCGGTCTTCGACGCTCTAGAATCGGACTTCGAGGAAAGTGATAAGGAGCAATATCTCGAAAAAGAGCTCTTCTATAAAAGAGAGTACAACATATCCGACGAAGTCTACAGAGATATGGAAAAGACTATTATTCGTCTTGTGCCGCACAAAGCAGGAGTACAGTGGAAATTTGCCGGTTCTTTTTACTTCGCCACTACGATCATCACAACAATAG GATACGGGCACACGGCGCCGATGACCATCGGAGGGAAAGTGTTTTGTATGGGCTATGCACTGATTGGGATACCCCTGAGTTTGGTGATGTTTCAGAGCATTGGCGAGCGGCTGAACGTGTTCATTGCGTATTGCTTAAAACATATCAAAAAACTTCTTGGATTTCGGAACACGGAGGTCTCGCACACAAACTTGGTCGTCGTCGGAGCCTTCAACGTCAGCGTGATCACCATCACGGGAGCCTTCGCTTTTACCAAGTTCGAAGGCTGGAGTTTCATAGATtcttattattacatatttattACCCTGACGACCATAGGTTTTGGCGATTTTGTCGCCTTGCAACAGGATAACGCCCTTCAGGACAGGCCCGAGTATGTGGCGTTCAGCTTGACTTATATTCTTGTGGGCCTAACCGTGGTTGGCGCCTCTCTCAACTTGCTGGTGTTGAGGTTGTTGACGCTCAACACCGAAGACGAACGTCGTGAGCAGCAGGCCCAGAGGGAGGCAGAACTTCAGAGGGTTCGTGATTTCGCCGATTTCCACGGTAATAGCATCGAAGGTCATCACATAGATATAACGGATATTtcaactcattatcataatgcGCATTCGTCGCCTTATCCGCAAATAAAGAGGACGATTtcgtctgtgtgtccgtgttcGTGCATAGGAAGACGGAAAAACTGCTCTTATTCCAAAGCAGGGTCGCCGAAGTACCCAGGGAACTCGCTGCCCCTCCAGCCCATAAATGACATCTACAACGGATTTTCGGACGAGCACaacacatttttacaatatcaaGCCCTTAATAGAAAGCGAGCGTCGATATGA